The following coding sequences are from one Humulus lupulus chromosome X, drHumLupu1.1, whole genome shotgun sequence window:
- the LOC133805963 gene encoding uncharacterized protein LOC133805963: MSNCSTPSRYTSSCSTIQAQLDALTQMTGLEGVKDDVRCRIFPATLAYSAQQWFFKLEPGAINSWNALVRLLYSQLFAARILPAELNDLDDIKKGTNKALENYVQHFMQEPARSKIVNDDGKSMAIMARIQVKGPLCTDLRRKIVYSTREFRDRAEEFIKLE; encoded by the exons ATGAGTAACTGCAGCACTCCCAGTCGTTACACCAGTAGTTGCTCAACTATTCAAGCACAACTTGATGCTCTCACTCAGATG ACGGGTCTTGAAGGAGTAAAAGATGATGTTCgttgcaggatctttcctgccaCCCTTGCGTACTCTGCACAACAATGGTTCTTTAAACTAGAGCCTGGAGCCATTAATTCCTGGAATGCATTGGTGAGACTCTTATACTCACAATTATTTGCTGCTCGTATTCTGCCAGCCGAGCTCAATGACCTCGATGACATTAAAAAGGGAACCAACAAGGCCCTCGAGAATTATGTGCAGCATTTTATgcaagagcctgctagatcaaaAATAGTTAACGATGATGGAAAGTCAATGGCCATCATGGCTAGAATCCAAGTTAAAGGTCCTCTATGCACTGACCTTAGAAGAAAAATCGTCTACTCAACAAGAGAGTTTCGAGATCGAGCAGAAGAGTTTATAAAATTGGAATAA